Within the Heptranchias perlo isolate sHepPer1 chromosome 39, sHepPer1.hap1, whole genome shotgun sequence genome, the region agttcagatggtttatatatagaataatggatacctgggagtgagttacaggctggaatcaattcgaggggttcaggtggtttatatatagaataatggatacactgggagtgagttacaggctggaatcaaatcgaggggttcaggtggtttatatatagaataatggatgcactgggagtgagttacaggctggaatctaatcgaggggttcagatggtttatatatagaataatggatacccgggagtgagttacaggctggaatctaatcgatgagttcagatggtttatatatagaataatggatacctgggagtgagttacaggctggaatctaatcgaggggttcaaatggtttatatatagaataatggatacactgggagtgagttacaggctggaatctaatcgatgagttcagatggtttatatatagaataatggatacactgggagtgagttacagactggaatctaatcgatgagttcagatggtttatatatagaataatggatacctgggagtgagttacaggctggaatcaaatcgaggggttcaggtggtttatatatagaataatggatacactgggagtgagttacagactggaatctaatcgatgagttcagatggtttatatatagaataatggatacctgggagtgagttacagactggaatctaatcgaggggttcaaatggtttatatatagaataatggatacactgggagtgagttacaggctggaatctaatcgaggggttcagatggtttatatatagaataatggatacccgggagtgagttacaggctggaatctaattgtggTTGGTTTATTAGAATGATGGATACCTGGAATCTATTGGAGCAGTGGGAGAGAGCCACACACCTACAAAGTGATGACTAATTGGGGTATAGCCGTGGTTTGAACACAATGCTTTGATGCCATGCTGCAATCACTCTCTGATTCACCGCTTTTAATGCGTGTGGGGTACAGAGACTTCACCCTGCCTTGTCGGGTACATGCGTGGGTGGTAGCTGGCAGTGATTTTTGACTGTTGCTGGGGCTCACAGCAGACGGTTAATTGTTCTTATGTCATTACTTTAGAAATAACCTGCACGTCATTCCTGGGAATTTCCATCCCCACTGCCAGGAATTTTAATTGAACAAAATAGGTGAATTACAAGAAGGAACTAAAACTCGCAGGGAGGTCACTGGAGGGACTGAGCACTCTGTTCTGCTTTTGCTATGCATCCATTCTGTGTtcattgggtacggtagcatagtggttatgtcactggaccagtaatccagagaatgtggctTCTCCTTGAGAAGTGGTTAGAATGGTTTTAGATTGTTAAGGCACTGGGAACAGATCTCTAGCAGGATGAAGGTGTTCAGAGAAGATGGTCCTCGCTTAAgccttggctcagtcggtagcctctgagtcagaggggttGCGGTCTCAagacccactctagagacttgagcaaataatctaggctgactcctcTGTGCAGTTCCGTCAGAGGTTAaacggaggccctgtctgctctctcaagtggatgtgaaagatcccatgaaggggcaggggagttctccccggtgtcctggctaatatttatctcaaCCGACCGATGATCTgataattatctcattgctgtttgtgggatcttgctgtgcgccaattggctgccgtgcttcctacattacgacagtgactggttgtggagcactttgggacgtgctgGGGCCCTGAAAgtggctatataaaggcaagcccTTCCCTTTGAGTCTTTTGGTCTAATGCCTCATTCCTGCCCATCTCACAGGTTTACGTCGATAGAGCTGCTGAAAATGATGCTTTCAGCACGAAAATCCAATGCCCGGCTTATCAAGAGGGCTGTGATTGGACGGGATCGCTCCGAAGCTATCTGGTAAGAGGGTGAAATTACTTTTGGGAATTTGGAAGTGAGGATAGACAAGATTGAGGGGGAAATTGACTAAAATTGGCCACTCGGGCGCTGACTGCCTGTTTCCCCTTTTTTTGTAACTGATTGGCAGTAGCATCGCTGCCAAATCTACAGCTTACTGCAAAGGGGGCATTATTcccgagaagagcaggggagttctcccaagaagagcaggggtgtcctgggccaatatttatccctcaaccaacatcactaaaaacagattatctggtcatttatcacattgctgtttgtgggatcttgctgtgcgcaaattggctgctgcgtttcctacattacaacttcaaaaagtgtactccattggctgtaaagcgctttgggacgtcctgaggtcctgaaaggcgctatataaatgcaagcccttttCTTTCCCTTGGTTATGGTGCCTTTCCCGGTCTTGACACTGATGTTGTCCAAGTGGAAACTGAATCCTCTGGGTCAATGTCTGGTACGAGAGGGAACCATTTCCTTCTGTGGATTTTCTTTTGACCGTTATTTGACTGTCGACCtctctgtgacccccccccccctccccccagtgcacGCACCGGGCCCAGTGCGATTTCCACGTGCTCCCGTGCGCCAACGTGGCGTTCGGCTGCGAGGCCGTCGGCCCCAGGAAGAAGATGACGGCTCACGAGAGCCGGGAATgcgggtggcagatggagctgtGCCCAAGATGCGAGACGTTCTGCATCCACAAGCTGCTGGAGGTGGGTGTCGCGGCACGGCGGCCTTATTACCGTCTCTCCCGTGGGACAAACCGTAGAAGCGGGTGCGGgcgagaggggagggtgggggccaGCAAAGGAAGACCCCACAAAGGGGGTGAAGTGCTCCCCCTGAGGTCACCCGCAGAGTCTCCTGCTCAAGAACGCAGGCCCAGGCGCCTTTCCTgccctgtggctcagttggtagaactcacgcctctgagtcagaaggttgagggttcgagtcccactccagagacttgagcacatcatctgggctgacacactcccagtgcagtgccgagggagcgctgcactgtcagagatgccgcctttcggatgcgactttaaaccgaggccccgtctgccctctcgggtgaatgtagaagatcccacggccgctatttcgaagaagcgcaggggagttctccccagtgtcctggccgatcTTTATCATTCATCGACCGTCACTCTAAGAAAAAatggagcttgcatttatatagcgcctttcaggacatcccaaagcgctttacagccaatgaagtacttctgaagtgtagtcactgttgtaatgtagggaaacatggcagccaatttgcgcacagcaagatcccataaacagcaatgagataaatgaccagataatctgctttagtgtgatgttggttgggggataactattagccaggacgccggggagaactcccctgttcttcgaaatagcgctgtgggatcttttacatctgagagggggcaggcggggcctcggtttgacgtctcttccgaaagagggcacctagattttgtgatcaagtggaaattgaacccacaaccttctctctCCAAGGTGAGATTGGGCCACTGCTGACGTGTAGGGAAAGGGAGGCAGAGGGGAGTTCGGCGGTTTTGAGGCCCTGGGAACAAATGAGTTGGGGTAGAAGATGGTATGATGAGTTTCCATCCGGAGAGTCTAGAGAGGAGGAGCAGCACAATGGGTGCGGTACTTGGAGCTTATAGTGGTAAAAGGGAGGAAAATTCAGAGAAATATCTCCTGAAACCTTTTCATCATGCCACCGGCCAGCCGAGCTCCAGTGCTGATTTAATCACCTGTTTCTCTTGTTCCTTTTAGGACCACATGTTGATGTGTGGGAAACGGAAGGAGCAGTGTCCAGTTTGTGGCACAGCGGACTTAACCAAAGCAGATGTAAGTAAGATGGCCTTTCATTGTTTTAAATATCACACGTACAATTAGAGTGGAAACAGGAGTCCTTTCAGTTCCAAACTATCTAAAACGCGCTGGAATTTCCTGGGTATTTTACACGTGCAATTGGGGCAATTTTTTGGCATAAAGGATCAAGCAAACTCGGGTGCAATTGTGTCAGGCGTGTAATTACACTAAGCCAGAATTTCCTCTATCTTTTACGCCCGTCTATATATCCATAACTTGGCTCATTACAATGGCTCTGCTCCCAGGCTACACCCAAATTTCCCTCAGCTACGCTGGTTGAAAACAGGTGTAAATTTAAGCTCAGAGGGAAACAGTAATTTTTCCCGGTGTTTTATTGcgattgatttattttttttgtttaaaagcaatttttaaaaggtATTTTTGTCCTCACTGAGGCTTAcattgtgttttctgtttctttgaatgcatttttatggcttcAGTATGAGTCACGTTAAAAACTGGGACAGTGTCTGTGATTGCTTGTCCTTAGACATACTGGGCCGAATGACTTGAAACTCCAAGGAAGAACACATGTTGAGTTCTGTGTTCTCCTCGGGCCCTGATTGTTTGTGCTGATTTAAACTTATGCTGAATTTTACTTCCCGAGATTGGCCAGAAATTCAGGCGTAAAATGATAGCTGCAAAACGGGCGTAATTTTGGGTGTAACTTCCCAGTTACGCCCCatcaggaaattccaccccagtATTTAGATAATACCTCGGAGAGACTGCAGCGTTTACGGTCCAAAGCTCAGGGTTTCGGTAAATTGCTGGGGGATGGAGTTTGATCGATTTTACGGCATCAGCTCAACCCTTAATGAGAAAGTTGAGTTGCAATCATTctcaatctctctgtctctatttctgtctctctgtctctatttctgtctctatttatttctgtctctctgtctctatttctgtctctatttctgtctctctgtctctgcctctccataATCTGGAAGTTACTGTTCCCCATATTCGTGGATGAATTCTCATGTGACGTCCTTTGTCTATTTCCATGAGGCTGTTATCCCATTTATAATAAATGGGCAGAGGAATGTAATATGAGCACATTGAGTGATTGTTTGCTAATTTTGTAGGTTTGtatatctctgtctccctctctctctgcctccctgtctctccctctctctctgcctccctgtctccctctctctctgcctccctgtctccctctctctctgcctccctgtctccctctctctctgcctccctgtctccccctctctctgcctccctgtctccctctctctctgcctccctgtctccctctctctctgcctccctgtctccctctctctctgcctccctgtctctctccttctctgcctccctccctctctccctctctgcctccctctctccctctctctctgcctccctctctccctctctgcctccctctctccctctctgcctccctctctccctctctgcctccctctctccctctctctctgcctccctctctccctctctgcctccctctctccctgtctccctctctctctgcctccctgtctccctccctctctgcctccctgtctctctccttctctgcctccctccctctctccctctctgcctccctctctccctctctctctgcctccctctctccctctctgcctccctctctccctctctgcctccctctctccctctctgcctccctctctccctctctgcctccctctctccctctctgcctccctctctccctctctctctgcctccctctctccctctctgcctccctctctccctgtctccctctctctctgcctccctgtctccctccctctctgcctccctccctctctccctctctgcctccctccctctctccctctctccctccctccctctctccctctctgcctccctccctctctccctctctgcctccctctctccctctctgcttccctctctccccctctgcctcctCACCTCCTTTTAATATAAATGATTGTGGTTTGTTCCTAAATTGGTGAAGTCAGAGATTAGTAAATCAGCTGGTTTTCTGGGCTgtgacagagtctggggagtccTTATCACAAACCCGATTAACCTCTCTGTATAAAGCTGGCAGTTCGTTCGATTCCTGCTGTGACGAAGACCCAACAATTTAATCCGTATCTTTTTTCTCCTACAGTTGGAGCAACACTGTGACCCGCAACATGGCTCCTGCCCCAATGTCAAGGTTCCCTGTCCCTTTAAAGATGTCGGCTGCCAGGAACAGGTTGGTATCCTCAAAACTTCGTCAATCTGCTGACTGCTGATGTATCTGACCTTCGCGATGAAACTCCTTCACATCACTCCCCTGATGGTCATGTACCTTGTGCGGTACTGAGCCATGaattgaatcatacagcgcagaaggaggccattcagcccctcgtgcctgtgctggctcttggaaagagcgatccaattagtctcactcccctgctcttttcccgtagccctgcaaatttttccttttcaagtatttatccaattccctttttgaaagctactactgaatctgcttcctttcaggcagtgcgttccagatcataacaactcgctgtgtaaaaaaaataattctcctcatctccccctctggttctttaggcaattatcttaaatctgtgtcctctggttaccgaccctcctgccagtggaaacatcttctccttatttactctataaaaacccttcatgattttgaacatctctattaaatctccccttgaccttctctgctcaaaggagaacaatcccagcttctctcgacATAACATAGAGCTCAGGAAAAGACCCATTTTGAATCCCTGGTTTCAGTAAGGTGTGTGTGTATTGCGGGGGTAGGTGGGGGGATTTAGTGCCCCGATATTTACCTCCAACTCCCCGAGAGAGGGGCATTCAGCCAGGACTGTGGAATCTCGGGTGAAGACGGTATAGGGTTCGGCTGTGATGAGTTcattgactgactgactgacactTAGTGTGCAAGCTCACACACGGAGATATGCCTGTTTGGGTGAAGTactaaagaaaggcttgcatttatatagcgcctttcactacctcaggatgtcccaaagcgctttacagccgatgaagtgcagtcagtgttgtaatgtaggaaatgcggcagccaatttgcgcacagcaagatcccacaaacagcaatgtgagaatgactggataatctgtctttaggtgttggttgagggataaatactggccagggcactcgaggagaactcccctgctcttcttcgaaatagtgccatgggatcttttgattccacctgagagggcagacgtgacctcagtttaatgtttcatctgaaaggcggcagctcagacagtgcagctctccctcagtactggcactgggagtgtcagcctagattttgtgctcgagtctctggagtgggactcaaacccacgatATACTAAAGGGCGTCTGGTGCCCAGGGCACCATTCCACAGCATGAATCGGGAGGAGCAAATAAAGTAAATGGAAGCTCTTTAATGACTCTTTAATGTTGCTCTTTATCCAACAGCCTGAGAGACGAGATCTGGACGCCCACCTGCGAGATGGCCAACAGGCACACCTTCTGCAGATGCTGTCGCTAACCACCAGCCTGCAATCGCGGAAACTCAGCCAAAAGGAGCTGAGCGAGAGCTTCAAGCAGCACACGGCGGATGAAGTTCTGAACCCGGGGGCGAGTGACCCCTTGAAGCAGGGGACGGGCAGCAAGGCTTCAGGATCCGGAGCTGCCTCGGAGAGGTCAAGAGGGGCGGACCCTAGCGTCCTGGCTCTTGCCAGGACAACGGACGGCCTGGAGAAGGCTGTTTGTGGCCTCAACGGGGACCTGGACAAGTACGGGCAGGTCATCGAGGTGCTGCAGCAAAAGTGTCTCTACTACGAGCAGGTCCTACACGGCCTCCAAAGGAAAAGTAGGACAACGGAAAGCCCCAGTGGCCATGTCGGGTCTTCCTCGCCAATAAGCACCAATGGCGTGCTCGTTTGGAAAATCAAAGATTTTTCTTCTCACTTGATGGCGGCCAAGTCGGAGCAGAAACCATCGTTCTATTCACCATCTTTCTCCACCCACCCATTTGGCTACCAGCTGTGCTGTCGGATCTATCCCAACGGCGATGGGAACGGGAAGGGCAGCCACatctccctcttcctggccatcaTGAAGGGGGAGTATGACGAGGTCCTGCCCTGGCCCTTCAAGCAAAAGGTCACCTTCATGCTCCTGGACCAAGCGAACCAGAAGCACATCAAGGAGTCCTTCTCCCCTGACGTTCTCAGCGGCTCCTTTCAGAAGCCAAGGAGCCACATGAACATAGCTAGTGGGTGCCCCacgtttgtaaggcatgacctctTTCTGAAGCCACTGAGTCACTACCTGAAGAATGACACCATTTACATCAAGGTTGTCGTTGACCCAACAGGAGTTACAATGTAAACGTTTTTGTTTGGAACTGTTGAGGGGTGATGGGATCGCTCCCTCTTTGACTTAGCGCTTAAGGACATCGCCCGGTGTGGCACTCAGCCATGGGGGGCTTTGATCCTCAGTAGGTGCTTAGCCGATCTCAACTCAGGAACTGGGAGcattgctacaattggccttggtgCTTTTTGACCGGTGAATGGGAAAATCCATGGTTTCCGGTCCTGATTGGCGTCCGGTCATCCCTGCGCGGAGAGCAGACGGACGGAcggaattgacgggcaggaaaagaccatctggtccatcaagcgTGCCCCACACCTCAAGATGGCTGGACCACTGTGACTCAACACTTTCTCCCTCCACAACCATGTAATCTCCCTGGGAGAGCAGGAAGTGCGGAAGGGTCGGAGAAGGAGAGATTTATACAGCAGTTCTTGCAAGCTGGTGAATTGGGCTTCACTTTTCTTCGGGGGGGGGCCCAGTGTGCACTGCTAGCTTGGTGTATCACTGCGGCTCCTTGTTACTGCACTTTAATGATCAGGAAATACagttctatttatttatttattgatgtGACTAATTTATTGACTGTTTTTTGCGTTGTATTGATTGCAAATTGCTGTGCTGATTCTGAATAAAAGCTCATATAATGTGCAGAACTGTTGTGTGTTTAATGAACTCAGCTGCCAGTAACTACAAGTGAGCCGACAGGTCACCATCTATAGTGATGTAAATGTGTGTGTTTAGTGACACACTTATTACCACTCCAGCAATTCAATAAAGGCTTTACCACAATAAAGCTCTCCTtactgtgtcagccgtggctcagttggtagccctctTGCTTCTGaatgagaaggttgtgggctcgtaGGCCCATTCCAGGCTGatgttcccagtgcagtactgagggagcactgcactaccagagatgctgtctttcgagatgagctgttaaactgagagtctgtctgccctcttaggagggtgtaaaagatcccattgcactatttcgaagaagagcagagaaacaatatttatctctcaaccaacatcactaaaacattatttggtcattatcacattgctgtttgtgggagcttgctgtatgcaaattggctgctgcattgcctccattacaacagtgattacacttcagaaagtacctcattatttgtaaagtgctttgggacgtccggaggtcgtgaatggcgccatataaatgcaagttctttctttgctggGCATACTGACTCAAAATAGGCCTAAAAGGGAGGGCAGTACATCTCTGCGGAGGAGAGGGGAACAATATATCTAATCGTAGAGATAATTAAGGGAATGAAAAAGATAAATGCAGAAAAGTGCTTTAAATTTCAAGAGTAGGACAGGCTAAAATTAGGAAAAAGCAAATTTAAGTGACCGATACATTGGATGGACGGGCGGATTTGGCGGTGGAAGAGAATAACCCTAAAATAATTTCAGAAGCAACTGGTTGCTGCAATGGGGGGAGCTTTTCTTTCTCTGGGTGGATGaacccagaggcagtagtagaggcgggtacaattttgtcttttaaaaagcatttggacagttacatgggtaagatgggtatagagggatatgggccaagtgcaggcaattgggactatcttagtggtataaactgggcgacatggacatgttgggccgaagggcctgtttccatgctgtaaacttctatgattctataacaaagatgggccaaatggccttcctcaatcGTTAATTACCTTGCGTGTAAAAATGAGGCAACAGCGCCGCCTGCTGGCGGATGTGCAGTACTACACGAGCGCATGGGAGAATCATTGGAGTAAATGGGAGTGCAATGGCCCCACCTGCGGGCTTCAATTCATGCATTAAAGCACACGTTAACTTTATCACACCCAAACGATTTGTTGCAAAGAAAGTAGCAAACGGGagagttaaaagaaaaaaaatccctttcCGACAAGTACACACTCGGGCGGTGGAATCAAGTTCAAGAATGAAAGTGTGAACATGGAAAGGAAATCTCTTGCAGAAGCAAGGAACCAATTAATAGGACTTAGAAATCACAATGACCGTATTACAGATGTATTGTACAAAACAGCCAGACCATcaggggaaggtatttttttatttaacccctccactgcctctgtgttgtcagactggcaTGTTCGACATCCGATCCTGGATGAACTGAAACTCCCCctgattaaacattgggaagactgaagccattgtcttcgcctccgccacaaactccatccccctccccagcgaCTGTCCCAGGCTAAACCAGAGTGTTctcaacctcagtgtcctatttaacccagagctgagcttctgagcccatatcctctccatcaccaagaccgcctatgaccacctccataacatcgcccgtctccacccctgcctcagctcatctgctgctgaaagcctcatccatgcttttgttacctccagattcgactattccaatgctctcctggccggcttccttccttccacccccccaccctgtaaacttcagttcatccaaaactctgctgcccgtatcctaactcacatcaagtcccgttcacccatcacccccactgtgcacgctgacctacattggctccaggaccAGCAatgacacaattttaaaattctcatccttgttttcaaatccacacatggcctcgcccttccctatctctgtaacctcctccagccctacatcgcTCTGAAACTCGAcattgctccaattctggcctcttgtgcatcccccagctttctagcccctaagctctggaattccctcccaaaacctctccgcctctccacctctctctcctcctttaaaacgctccttaaaacctacctctttgaccaagcgtttgatgACTTATCCTAATGTCGACTTATGTGGtttgatgtcaatttttgtctgattacacacctGCAAAGCGCCTTGAGTATGTTTTCTTACATTAGAGGTGCTAAAGAAAGCAGACCTGCACTTCTTTAGGTCTTGTCACATCCTTCAGAATCTTCTGAAAACATGTAATTCGCTGGATTAATTTGAAACACAATGATTGTTGTTTTGTAGGTGAATGGTGCAGTGATTAGCAAAATCCCAAAAGCAGTAATGAAATAAAGGGACAGTTCATCTATTTTTGGTAGGGTTAGtaaagggaggaatattggccaggatatagGAGAGCTCCCTTCTCGTCTTCCACTAGATCATTAAGGCTGGGTTTTTCTGCCTTTCACTGCCAATTTTCAGGCTGCTAAAACCAGTAAAACTGATGGAAAAGCACCTAAAAAAAGTTGCACCAAAATTCTACTTCTGGAAACCCACCACTACTGTTGCCTCACCACATTGAATGatgcagcccagaaggaggccattcagcccatcgtgcctgtgctggctctttgaaaaagctatccgattcgacccaatcccctgctctttccccagagccctgccaCACACACCAATGTGTGACTGTGTGAAAATCGGGTTGTCAGtgtgacttttttaaaaattcgttcatgggatgtgggcgtcgatggcgaggccaccatttattgcccatccctaattgccccttgagaagatggtggtgggccgccttcttgaaccgttgcagtccgtgtggtgaaggttctcccacagtgctgttaggaagggagttccaggattttgacccagcgacgatgaaggaacggccgatatatttccaagtcgggatggtgtgtgacttggaggggaacgtgcaggtggtgttgttcccatgtgcctgctgctcttgtccttctagatggtagaggtcgcgggtttgggaggtgctgtcgaagaagccttggcgacttgctgcagtgcatcctgtggattgtacacactgcagccacggtgtgccggtggtgaagggagtgaatgtttagggtggtggatggggtaccaatcaagtgggctgctttgtcctggatggtgtcgagcttcttgagtgttgttggagctgcactcatccaggcaagtggagagtattccatcacactcctgacttgtgccttgtagatggtggaaaggctttggggagtcaggaggtgagtcacttgccacagaatacccagcctctgacctgctcttgtagccacagtatttatgtggctggtccagttaagtttctggtcaatggtgacccccaggatgttgatggtgggggattcggcgatggtaatgtcaaggggaagtggttagactctctcttgttggagatggtcattgcctggcacttgtctggcgtgaatgttacttgccacttatgagcccaagcctggatgttgtccaggtcttgctggatgcaggctcggactgcttcactgactgtgtttgtatctgtgtgagtgtgtctgtattaataCCTTTGTATCTGTGTGactatctgtgtgtctgtgtgaatctctctctctctcagtctgtaagCGTGTGTATGAATATCCCTGTACTATTGATGAAACCTCCCAATCTGTAATAAGCACAACGCATTCTGCCCATCCTAATAGATTGCTGTCGGAGTTACATTAATGCTCTTTACTTGTATTAAAGATGATAGCAGCTGTTGCTAAAACAGTTACAATTCGCGTTACACAGTCCGCCTCTGGATATCGGTTCTGTGTTTGTAACGAGCCGGCCGCTTGCTGGATTAAAATAGAGCGAACGTTCGCCTGCATCTGCCATTCAAACCGCACTAGAAGCACAATCGACGCGTTTATTTTTACACAGGGCGAAAAACGGCGAG harbors:
- the LOC137305168 gene encoding TNF receptor-associated factor 2-like isoform X2, giving the protein MVALVSGIIPVDQTHSSCLLCSACRFLLIKPKQTECGHRYCTACLENLFKTDNEADCSVCQKKILRSKVYVDRAAENDAFSTKIQCPAYQEGCDWTGSLRSYLDHMLMCGKRKEQCPVCGTADLTKADLEQHCDPQHGSCPNVKVPCPFKDVGCQEQPERRDLDAHLRDGQQAHLLQMLSLTTSLQSRKLSQKELSESFKQHTADEVLNPGASDPLKQGTGSKASGSGAASERSRGADPSVLALARTTDGLEKAVCGLNGDLDKYGQVIEVLQQKCLYYEQVLHGLQRKSRTTESPSGHVGSSSPISTNGVLVWKIKDFSSHLMAAKSEQKPSFYSPSFSTHPFGYQLCCRIYPNGDGNGKGSHISLFLAIMKGEYDEVLPWPFKQKVTFMLLDQANQKHIKESFSPDVLSGSFQKPRSHMNIASGCPTFVRHDLFLKPLSHYLKNDTIYIKVVVDPTGVTM
- the LOC137305168 gene encoding TNF receptor-associated factor 2-like isoform X1 → MVALVSGIIPVDQTHSSCLLCSACRFLLIKPKQTECGHRYCTACLENLFKTDNEADCSVCQKKILRSKVYVDRAAENDAFSTKIQCPAYQEGCDWTGSLRSYLCTHRAQCDFHVLPCANVAFGCEAVGPRKKMTAHESRECGWQMELCPRCETFCIHKLLEDHMLMCGKRKEQCPVCGTADLTKADLEQHCDPQHGSCPNVKVPCPFKDVGCQEQPERRDLDAHLRDGQQAHLLQMLSLTTSLQSRKLSQKELSESFKQHTADEVLNPGASDPLKQGTGSKASGSGAASERSRGADPSVLALARTTDGLEKAVCGLNGDLDKYGQVIEVLQQKCLYYEQVLHGLQRKSRTTESPSGHVGSSSPISTNGVLVWKIKDFSSHLMAAKSEQKPSFYSPSFSTHPFGYQLCCRIYPNGDGNGKGSHISLFLAIMKGEYDEVLPWPFKQKVTFMLLDQANQKHIKESFSPDVLSGSFQKPRSHMNIASGCPTFVRHDLFLKPLSHYLKNDTIYIKVVVDPTGVTM